A region of Primulina huaijiensis isolate GDHJ02 unplaced genomic scaffold, ASM1229523v2 scaffold200590, whole genome shotgun sequence DNA encodes the following proteins:
- the LOC140966172 gene encoding calnexin homolog — protein MFGPDKCGATNKVHFILKHENPKTGKYVEHHLKYPPSVPSDKLTHVYTAILKPDNELRILIDGEEKKKANFLSEEDFEPSLIPPKTISDPDDRKPEDWDERAKIPDPEATKPVDWDEDAPMEIEDEE, from the coding sequence ATGTTCGGTCCTGACAAATGTGGAGCCACCAATAAGGTTCACTTCATTTTGAAGCATGAAAACCCCAAGACTGGAAAATATGTTGAACATCATCTCAAGTATCCACCGTCAGTGCCATCAGACAAATTGACCCATGTTTACACTGCCATCTTGAAACCAGATAACGAGCTGAGGATTTTGATTGATGgggaagaaaagaagaaagctAACTTCCTTTCGGAGGAAGACTTTGAACCATCACTTATCCCGCCAAAGACTATCTCAGATCCTGATGACAGGAAACCTGAAGATTGGGACGAGAGGGCAAAAATCCCAGACCCTGAAGCCACTAAACCTGTAGACTGGGATGAGGATGCTCCAATGGAaattgaagatgaagaa